A part of Myxococcus landrumus genomic DNA contains:
- a CDS encoding DnaJ domain-containing protein, which translates to MGAPVLLVHDDIATIAAVRRLLTREGHEVILATSAADALIAYGHYLPALIVLAPGVESGRGRLVLEELLQHPDGKTARVLLLGESIAGFSAPVAPLPLDGTNFVALVDSLLRAPSESDAWHVLENRTLVGVGGDAGQGGEETEAWHATAPGAVAGDPTLANALFGDLAPLHQTDWELAAMTREERTARAEEQQLRSTLDVPAALAQANQEAEAAAMASSQSALAGGGEDWGAAAVGGGSEAFDGSALPAGEVFRAEGDPGGDVPPGGVGEEGADTAAEAQAWGTEGSAGSEYGADAAADAQSWNAEGSPGSEYGADAAGDTQAWSAEGSPGSEYGADAAADAQAWTTDVNAAGSEGVDASGTAQSWGAEGNASDSQGGDSSGNAQDWGGERTAVGTSGVDDSGTAQGWDAESTAVGVSGEEAAENARGWGSESTAVGESGVDASGNAQGWDAASAASGTPGVDAEGNAQAWGAEGNTSGSQGGDVSAAAQNWGGESTATGTYPADDSGNAQGWEAGSSASGTPGVDAAGDAQSWGAEAHVSGTHSWSAEANADGMHGTDASADAQGWGAETNPANEYGAAVSASTQAWSPEGSPASSDGADAPEGSQGWGADGDASGTDASTDAQAWSAESHRASEYGADASAVTQASSEAQTWDSAGHPGSGDGADASPGDTTHQTWSHESEAASEHIGDASEQAWGAESAGASSHGVDASSGYAGVGPEGNEAFASDPWTHPAPDAFETVGSQDPRGDGSTADALDAAAVDAAYGAADSFGSATGGPGDVFSEGFSSAMTEGGGTTGPSTVLYGVNSPEVAALAEWKAASSEAEAVPEPLPVGKLAWTEEPVSVPVSRPVALAPRLGEEGFFDVDAPEPSHDDALSAAEAELAAMRGDGPRVAAPLDSGAWTELPPDPEIETALSGGPSEGAGGSEAREASAAPEAPRAAESEPDAPAEEESLPASPWDVLEAELQAKVRQEDGEEPPESADEAPRAEEEDSTPGEAAPWANLKQSRETPAFGMVLTEAGTDSIQHALASSGVVQEAEPESPAPVAFLDDGSEDSRRGTTPPAVERTATASAGMDVSAGWFDAEPEAALPVQPSASEGWFDSNAEGSTEEESSRAGSLTLMEEPTEQGHESSESDATTAVTSTEPPPAESTARQEEFERQLEEAHERVHTLKASLEQEVELRQDAERRIEEARALNESLRGGLDREAAQVQSLQSRLDALEEEHSREATLRAEVEHQLEDARVKAERQRREFDAELEMARRREADLDLRSGTEVGVLREELSSLQSRLDEAESRAEAETRARATVEAAAKATLERLEAREQDFVELRRLLEAVKAEATELGRERAEALAKGELQAKDALIARDDAQERADQEGLARSQAQSRLVELESKLQQLELEKEESETRAAAATQALKEIELRFESEAAGRVDAEARAESEVQERRGLEARVKSVEVALVEAEARAGAEALARAEVEARAAAVEAARLEMESRVKMESRARVEAEAQLELESRARVEAEARAESEGRAREAAESRAKAEVHALAELESQAASEARARLDAVAQARAEAEARAESESKLRAEAELLAELEAEARAEAEEKAKTEAKHRAEAEAKAELESLARAEAEETAKSEAKLRAEAEAKAELESLARAEAEERAEAEAALRVEAEAKAASEAKQRTASETRAELTASEGEEAEARAEAEAKLRAEAEARAEAESKQRAEAEARAEAESKLRAEAEAKAELESQARAEADEQTESESRRRAEAEARADSEAKLRAEAEAKAESNEQQRIAAEAKAESESKRSETAEARAQAEAAVRAEAEARVQKAQQAQSEAEARAKTEGRHRTALEVRLDVEARQRAEAESRIAEQAQARSDAESRLLSESTRFTEQLTQLQSQLQRTEAELAHLRAEHDEARKSLESLHAEKSKLEADSAEERVRAERERQELEERGRREAEEAAAQARAALLPLEAPPGRPELAVSRSGSVTQEGLARLVLRLCEARMEVRLELKVMNALRVLWLRDGSLVGAVSSASGESLVDRARADGLIDARQEGELRLVRSATTGALLDALRGRGYLRESESVPLVQRYTEQVFLDALSEPSTLYRLVQEPAPHEVALAAATRPPLYLLAEALRNTLTGESLLEAAGSLRARVTRGELHLSPDDFGLPSRDLQLLSQVDGEHTLEALLLGAGVPQDAALKALSVARTLGLITLQPSNVEDPDAFPPELDVRRLESKFEEIQDADYFTVLGLARTAGGEEVKRAYELLAAEFHPLRFAGHPDPALQHRAQQIRSVLSEAAQALGDDRLRAEYARSLLD; encoded by the coding sequence ATGGGCGCACCGGTCCTCCTCGTCCACGACGACATCGCCACCATCGCCGCAGTGCGGCGCCTGCTCACCCGCGAAGGGCACGAGGTCATCCTCGCGACCTCGGCCGCGGATGCGCTGATTGCCTACGGGCACTACCTGCCGGCGCTGATTGTGTTGGCGCCAGGCGTCGAGAGCGGCCGAGGCCGGCTGGTGCTGGAGGAATTGCTCCAGCATCCGGACGGCAAGACGGCGCGGGTGTTGCTGTTGGGCGAGTCCATCGCGGGGTTCAGTGCGCCGGTGGCGCCGCTGCCGCTGGATGGAACGAACTTCGTGGCGTTGGTGGACTCGCTGCTTCGGGCACCGTCCGAGTCGGACGCCTGGCATGTCCTGGAGAACCGGACACTGGTGGGGGTGGGCGGGGACGCGGGGCAGGGTGGGGAGGAGACGGAGGCGTGGCATGCGACGGCGCCGGGAGCGGTGGCGGGGGACCCCACGCTGGCGAACGCGCTGTTCGGGGATTTGGCCCCGTTGCATCAGACGGACTGGGAACTCGCGGCGATGACGCGCGAGGAGCGCACGGCGAGGGCGGAAGAGCAGCAGCTCCGCTCGACGTTGGACGTGCCGGCGGCGCTGGCGCAGGCGAATCAGGAGGCGGAGGCCGCGGCGATGGCCTCCAGCCAGTCGGCGTTGGCGGGGGGCGGGGAGGACTGGGGCGCGGCGGCGGTGGGCGGAGGGAGCGAGGCTTTCGACGGGAGCGCGCTGCCAGCGGGAGAGGTGTTCCGGGCAGAGGGCGACCCCGGCGGAGATGTTCCGCCAGGGGGAGTGGGCGAGGAGGGCGCGGATACAGCGGCGGAGGCGCAAGCCTGGGGTACTGAGGGCAGCGCAGGTAGTGAGTACGGCGCGGATGCTGCGGCCGATGCGCAATCCTGGAATGCCGAGGGCAGCCCGGGGAGCGAGTACGGCGCGGATGCTGCGGGCGATACTCAAGCCTGGAGTGCTGAGGGCAGCCCGGGGAGCGAGTACGGCGCGGATGCCGCGGCCGATGCGCAAGCCTGGACTACGGACGTCAATGCCGCAGGCTCGGAAGGAGTAGACGCCTCCGGGACCGCTCAATCCTGGGGTGCTGAGGGCAATGCCTCTGACTCTCAAGGGGGGGATTCCTCAGGAAACGCACAGGACTGGGGCGGTGAGCGGACTGCCGTCGGCACGTCAGGCGTGGATGATTCAGGGACCGCGCAGGGCTGGGATGCTGAGAGCACTGCCGTCGGCGTGTCAGGCGAAGAGGCCGCGGAGAACGCGCGGGGCTGGGGCAGTGAGAGCACTGCCGTCGGCGAATCAGGCGTAGACGCCTCAGGAAACGCGCAGGGCTGGGATGCTGCGAGCGCTGCCTCAGGCACGCCAGGCGTGGATGCTGAAGGGAATGCACAAGCGTGGGGGGCTGAGGGCAATACCTCTGGCTCTCAAGGTGGAGATGTCTCAGCGGCCGCGCAGAACTGGGGCGGCGAGAGCACTGCCACCGGCACGTATCCTGCGGATGATTCAGGGAACGCGCAGGGCTGGGAGGCTGGGAGCTCTGCCTCAGGCACGCCGGGCGTGGATGCCGCAGGTGACGCACAATCCTGGGGTGCGGAGGCCCATGTTTCCGGCACGCACAGCTGGAGTGCCGAGGCCAATGCCGATGGCATGCACGGCACGGATGCTTCGGCGGACGCGCAAGGCTGGGGCGCCGAGACCAATCCCGCGAATGAGTACGGCGCGGCTGTATCTGCGAGCACTCAAGCCTGGAGTCCGGAAGGCAGCCCCGCGAGCAGTGATGGCGCGGATGCGCCAGAAGGTTCGCAAGGATGGGGCGCGGACGGCGATGCCTCCGGCACGGATGCCTCGACAGACGCCCAAGCCTGGAGCGCGGAGAGCCACCGCGCGAGTGAGTACGGTGCGGATGCTTCCGCCGTCACTCAAGCTTCATCGGAAGCGCAGACCTGGGACTCAGCAGGTCACCCAGGAAGTGGTGATGGCGCGGACGCGTCACCAGGAGACACGACCCATCAGACCTGGAGCCACGAAAGCGAAGCCGCGAGCGAGCACATCGGCGACGCGAGTGAACAGGCTTGGGGTGCCGAGAGCGCAGGCGCGAGCAGCCATGGCGTAGATGCATCCTCCGGATACGCTGGCGTCGGCCCAGAAGGGAACGAAGCCTTCGCATCAGACCCCTGGACCCATCCGGCGCCGGACGCCTTCGAGACCGTGGGCTCACAAGACCCGCGCGGAGACGGCAGCACCGCGGATGCGTTGGACGCGGCGGCAGTGGATGCCGCGTATGGCGCAGCGGACTCTTTCGGGAGTGCCACCGGTGGTCCCGGTGACGTGTTCTCGGAGGGGTTCTCGAGCGCGATGACGGAAGGTGGTGGCACGACCGGTCCGTCGACTGTCCTCTACGGCGTGAACTCTCCCGAGGTCGCGGCGCTGGCGGAGTGGAAGGCCGCATCCTCGGAGGCTGAAGCGGTGCCGGAACCGCTGCCCGTGGGGAAGCTCGCGTGGACGGAGGAGCCTGTCTCCGTGCCTGTCTCGCGGCCCGTGGCCTTGGCGCCTCGGCTTGGGGAGGAGGGCTTCTTCGACGTCGATGCACCTGAGCCCTCGCACGACGATGCGCTCTCCGCGGCCGAAGCGGAGCTGGCGGCGATGCGCGGCGATGGTCCTCGGGTGGCGGCACCCCTGGACTCCGGGGCATGGACGGAGTTGCCACCAGACCCCGAGATTGAGACCGCGCTGAGTGGAGGCCCGAGCGAAGGCGCGGGGGGCTCCGAGGCACGCGAAGCATCCGCCGCTCCCGAGGCACCGCGCGCTGCGGAATCCGAGCCTGACGCGCCAGCAGAAGAAGAGTCGCTCCCCGCTTCGCCCTGGGATGTCCTGGAGGCGGAGCTGCAAGCGAAGGTGCGCCAGGAGGATGGCGAGGAACCGCCCGAGAGCGCCGATGAAGCGCCGCGCGCGGAAGAAGAGGACTCCACGCCAGGCGAAGCCGCGCCCTGGGCAAACCTGAAGCAGAGTCGTGAGACGCCCGCCTTCGGCATGGTCTTGACCGAAGCCGGTACGGACTCGATTCAGCATGCGTTGGCCTCGAGCGGCGTGGTGCAAGAAGCGGAGCCCGAGTCGCCCGCCCCCGTTGCCTTCTTGGACGACGGCAGCGAGGACTCGCGCAGAGGCACTACGCCCCCCGCCGTCGAGAGAACAGCGACCGCCTCCGCCGGGATGGATGTCTCGGCGGGATGGTTCGACGCCGAGCCCGAAGCCGCCCTGCCAGTCCAACCGTCCGCGAGCGAGGGCTGGTTCGATTCGAACGCGGAAGGCTCCACCGAAGAGGAGTCATCGCGGGCGGGTTCGTTGACCCTGATGGAGGAGCCCACCGAGCAAGGGCACGAATCCAGCGAGTCCGACGCGACGACGGCCGTCACCAGCACCGAGCCCCCGCCCGCGGAGAGCACGGCGCGCCAGGAAGAGTTCGAGCGTCAGCTCGAGGAAGCCCACGAGCGAGTCCACACGCTGAAGGCCTCGCTGGAGCAGGAGGTCGAGCTTCGCCAGGACGCCGAGCGTCGAATCGAAGAGGCGCGAGCGCTGAACGAGTCGCTGCGAGGTGGACTGGACCGCGAAGCCGCCCAAGTCCAATCCCTCCAGTCGCGTCTCGATGCGCTGGAGGAGGAACACTCGCGAGAGGCGACGCTGCGCGCGGAGGTGGAGCATCAGCTCGAGGATGCGCGAGTCAAGGCGGAGCGCCAGCGCCGCGAGTTCGACGCCGAGCTGGAGATGGCGAGGCGGCGTGAAGCCGACTTGGACCTGCGCAGTGGCACGGAAGTGGGAGTGCTGCGCGAAGAGCTGAGCAGTCTCCAGTCGAGGCTCGACGAAGCCGAGTCCCGAGCGGAAGCCGAGACTCGTGCGCGGGCCACGGTGGAGGCCGCCGCGAAGGCGACGTTGGAGCGCCTCGAGGCGCGAGAGCAGGACTTCGTCGAGCTGAGACGCCTGTTGGAAGCGGTGAAGGCGGAGGCGACGGAGCTGGGGCGCGAGCGAGCGGAGGCGCTGGCGAAGGGCGAGCTTCAAGCGAAGGACGCGCTCATCGCGAGAGATGATGCGCAGGAGCGCGCGGACCAGGAGGGACTGGCGCGTTCGCAGGCACAGTCGCGACTGGTGGAGTTGGAGTCGAAGCTCCAGCAGTTGGAGTTGGAGAAGGAAGAGTCCGAGACGCGGGCTGCCGCGGCGACGCAGGCGCTGAAGGAAATCGAGCTCCGCTTCGAGTCCGAGGCGGCTGGGCGAGTCGATGCGGAGGCCCGAGCCGAGTCGGAGGTGCAGGAGCGCCGAGGCTTGGAAGCGCGAGTGAAGTCCGTGGAAGTGGCGCTGGTCGAAGCGGAGGCGAGGGCGGGGGCGGAGGCGCTGGCGCGAGCGGAGGTAGAGGCGCGTGCTGCGGCGGTGGAGGCGGCTCGGCTCGAGATGGAGTCGCGCGTGAAGATGGAGTCGCGCGCGAGGGTGGAGGCGGAAGCTCAGTTGGAGTTGGAGTCGCGCGCGCGAGTGGAAGCCGAGGCTCGAGCGGAGTCCGAGGGCCGAGCCCGCGAGGCGGCGGAGTCGCGAGCCAAGGCCGAGGTTCACGCGCTCGCGGAGCTGGAGTCACAGGCCGCTTCGGAAGCGCGCGCGCGATTGGACGCGGTCGCCCAGGCCCGAGCGGAGGCCGAAGCCCGAGCGGAGTCCGAGTCCAAGCTGCGCGCGGAAGCGGAGTTGCTCGCGGAGCTGGAGGCGGAGGCCCGAGCGGAGGCCGAGGAAAAAGCAAAGACCGAGGCGAAGCACCGAGCCGAGGCCGAAGCGAAAGCGGAGCTGGAGTCGCTGGCCAGGGCCGAGGCCGAGGAGACGGCGAAGTCCGAGGCGAAGCTGCGAGCGGAGGCCGAAGCGAAAGCGGAGCTGGAGTCGCTGGCCAGGGCCGAGGCCGAGGAGCGGGCGGAGGCAGAAGCAGCGCTGCGAGTCGAAGCCGAGGCAAAAGCAGCGTCCGAGGCAAAGCAGCGCACGGCCTCGGAGACGCGCGCGGAGCTCACCGCCAGCGAGGGCGAGGAGGCGGAAGCAAGAGCCGAGGCCGAAGCCAAGTTGCGAGCAGAAGCCGAGGCGCGAGCCGAAGCCGAGTCCAAGCAGCGAGCCGAAGCCGAAGCGAGAGCGGAAGCCGAGTCGAAGCTGAGAGCCGAAGCCGAAGCGAAGGCGGAGCTGGAGTCGCAGGCGAGGGCCGAGGCAGACGAGCAGACGGAGTCCGAGTCGAGGCGACGCGCGGAAGCCGAAGCGAGGGCCGACTCCGAGGCGAAGCTGCGAGCCGAGGCCGAAGCGAAAGCGGAGTCGAACGAGCAGCAGCGCATCGCAGCGGAAGCGAAAGCGGAGTCGGAGTCGAAGCGGTCCGAGACGGCGGAAGCGCGGGCCCAGGCCGAGGCCGCGGTCCGCGCGGAAGCGGAGGCCCGAGTCCAGAAGGCCCAGCAGGCGCAGTCCGAAGCGGAGGCCAGGGCGAAGACGGAAGGTCGTCATCGCACGGCGCTGGAAGTCCGCCTGGACGTGGAAGCCCGTCAGCGAGCCGAAGCCGAGTCCCGCATCGCCGAGCAAGCCCAGGCGCGAAGCGACGCGGAGTCCCGCCTCCTGTCGGAATCCACGCGCTTCACGGAGCAGCTCACGCAGCTCCAATCCCAGCTTCAGCGGACCGAGGCGGAGCTCGCCCACCTGCGCGCGGAGCACGACGAGGCACGGAAGTCCCTGGAGTCGCTGCACGCGGAGAAGTCGAAGCTGGAAGCAGACTCCGCGGAGGAGCGAGTCCGTGCGGAGCGGGAGCGCCAGGAACTCGAGGAGCGTGGGCGTCGGGAAGCGGAAGAGGCCGCCGCACAGGCGAGGGCCGCGCTGCTCCCGCTGGAGGCCCCACCGGGCCGTCCCGAGCTGGCCGTCTCGCGCAGTGGCAGCGTGACGCAGGAGGGCCTTGCCCGTCTGGTGCTCCGGCTCTGCGAGGCGCGCATGGAGGTGCGCCTCGAGCTGAAGGTGATGAACGCGCTGCGGGTCCTGTGGCTGCGGGATGGCTCGCTGGTGGGAGCCGTCTCGTCCGCCTCGGGCGAGTCGCTCGTCGACCGAGCCCGAGCGGATGGCCTCATCGACGCGAGGCAGGAGGGCGAACTCCGGCTCGTGCGCAGCGCCACCACGGGGGCCTTGCTCGACGCGCTCCGAGGTCGAGGCTACCTGCGCGAGTCCGAGTCCGTGCCCCTGGTGCAGCGCTACACGGAGCAGGTCTTCCTCGACGCCTTGTCGGAGCCCTCCACGCTGTACCGGCTGGTGCAGGAGCCGGCGCCGCACGAGGTGGCCCTCGCCGCCGCCACGCGTCCGCCGCTGTATCTGCTGGCGGAGGCCCTGCGCAACACGCTGACGGGAGAGTCGCTGCTGGAGGCCGCGGGAAGCCTCCGGGCACGCGTCACGCGAGGTGAGCTGCATCTGTCACCCGATGACTTCGGCTTGCCGTCGCGAGACCTCCAGTTGCTGTCCCAGGTGGATGGCGAGCACACGCTGGAGGCGCTGTTGTTGGGAGCGGGGGTTCCGCAGGACGCGGCCCTGAAGGCGCTCTCGGTGGCGAGGACGCTGGGGCTCATCACGCTCCAGCCCTCCAACGTCGAGGACCCGGACGCGTTTCCTCCCGAGCTGGATGTGCGTCGGCTCGAGTCGAAGTTCGAGGAGATTCAGGACGCGGACTACTTCACCGTGCTGGGGCTTGCACGCACGGCGGGTGGCGAGGAGGTCAAGCGGGCCTACGAGCTGCTCGCCGCCGAGTTCCACCCGCTGCGCTTCGCGGGTCATCCAGACCCCGCGCTCCAGCACCGCGCGCAGCAGATTCGCAGCGTGTTGTCCGAGGCGGCACAGGCGCTCGGCGACGACAGGTTGCGGGCCGAGTACGCGCGCAGTCTGCTCGACTGA
- the priA gene encoding replication restart helicase PriA: protein MEQRALWDEPAQGSAEEAPTSGSTGERTSRARPGRELSLQEQAATVAPAVSASPPVLASIAVARPVRGEFTYSVPESLASQLAPGQRVLVPFGRGTALGFYLGPAARPPGENVRLKPIQRVLEDSPSLPKDLIALLRFAAEHYRYPLGEVIRGSLPPGLSKPVDEKEAKPDVQHFAVALVNEVPPSLARAHAQSAALAYLLAVGGSAPLEEVSHAIPGARAHLKSLASKGLVRVEEKKLEAGVKEGLIQGRPDRLTPEQDVAGGTLREALDTGAFQPFLLHGVTGSGKTEVYLRAAEHALSLGKGSLILVPEIALTPQLVGRFRSRFGSEVAVLHSALKDRERLFHWQALRKGEVKIAVGVRSAVFAPVENLGLIVVDEEHDPSFKQDDSLRYQARDLAVVRGKQAGAVVVLGSATPALETLENVKKGRYRLLELKRRVDDRPMPTIEMVDLRQERPRDGMMTDEAPILSPPLLAAMEQTLGKGQQVILFLNRRGHSTVLLCEVCGVSLKCTSCDVCMTHHRSQNRVVCHYCGLAMPVPDRCLECTGPMLKLGIGTERVEAEVLERIPTARVARLDRDSATSAEKLTEMLAAFARRELDVLVGTQMVAKGHDFPGVTLVCVVMADTSLAIPDFRAAERTFHLLTQVAGRAGRGKDPGRVLVQTYNPDAEPVKRVLAHDFDGFAQQELEWRKALAYPPFARMASIRLEGEHPEQTASVARHLGNIISRNMPPASVGVRLLGPAVAPIAKIRGKTRWQLLLKGPTHVALAPLLARVEAALVDVPSAVKVVIDVDPGAML, encoded by the coding sequence ATGGAGCAGCGAGCGTTGTGGGACGAGCCGGCGCAGGGTTCCGCGGAGGAGGCCCCCACCTCGGGTTCCACGGGGGAGCGCACCTCGCGTGCGAGACCTGGCCGGGAACTGTCGCTCCAGGAACAGGCCGCTACAGTGGCTCCCGCCGTGAGTGCGAGCCCTCCTGTCCTGGCCTCCATCGCCGTGGCTCGCCCCGTCCGGGGTGAGTTCACCTACTCCGTGCCGGAGTCCCTCGCGAGCCAGCTCGCGCCGGGGCAGCGTGTCCTGGTGCCCTTCGGCCGAGGCACCGCCCTGGGCTTCTACCTGGGCCCGGCGGCCCGGCCTCCCGGAGAGAACGTCCGGCTCAAGCCCATCCAGCGCGTGCTGGAGGATTCGCCCTCACTGCCCAAGGACCTCATCGCGCTGCTGCGCTTCGCGGCCGAGCACTATCGCTACCCCTTGGGTGAGGTCATCCGAGGCTCTCTGCCTCCAGGTTTGTCGAAGCCGGTGGACGAGAAGGAAGCGAAGCCCGACGTCCAGCACTTCGCGGTGGCGCTGGTGAACGAGGTGCCACCCTCGCTGGCGCGAGCGCATGCGCAGTCCGCGGCGCTGGCCTACCTGTTGGCCGTGGGCGGAAGCGCGCCGCTGGAGGAGGTGAGCCACGCCATTCCGGGGGCTCGGGCGCACCTCAAGAGCCTGGCCTCGAAGGGCCTGGTCCGCGTCGAGGAGAAGAAGCTGGAGGCCGGGGTGAAGGAGGGCCTGATTCAAGGCCGGCCGGACCGCCTCACTCCAGAGCAGGACGTCGCGGGCGGGACGCTGCGCGAGGCGTTGGACACGGGCGCCTTCCAGCCGTTCCTGCTCCATGGCGTCACGGGCAGCGGGAAGACGGAGGTGTACCTGCGCGCGGCGGAGCATGCGCTGTCGCTGGGCAAGGGCAGCCTCATCCTCGTGCCGGAAATCGCGCTCACGCCGCAGCTCGTGGGCCGCTTCCGCAGCCGGTTCGGCTCGGAGGTGGCGGTGCTGCACTCGGCGCTGAAGGACCGGGAGCGGCTGTTCCACTGGCAGGCCCTTCGCAAGGGCGAGGTGAAGATTGCCGTGGGGGTGCGCTCGGCGGTGTTCGCGCCGGTGGAGAACCTGGGGCTCATCGTCGTGGACGAGGAGCACGACCCGTCCTTCAAGCAGGACGACAGCTTGCGCTACCAGGCCCGGGACCTGGCGGTGGTGCGTGGCAAGCAGGCGGGGGCGGTGGTGGTGCTGGGCTCCGCGACGCCCGCGCTCGAGACGCTGGAGAACGTGAAGAAGGGCCGCTACCGGCTCCTGGAGCTCAAGCGGCGGGTGGACGACAGGCCCATGCCCACCATCGAGATGGTGGACCTGCGGCAGGAGCGTCCTCGCGACGGCATGATGACGGACGAGGCGCCCATCCTCAGTCCACCCTTGCTGGCGGCGATGGAGCAGACGCTGGGGAAGGGCCAGCAGGTCATCCTCTTCCTCAACCGCCGGGGGCACAGCACGGTGTTGCTGTGCGAGGTGTGCGGGGTGTCGCTGAAGTGCACCTCGTGTGACGTGTGCATGACGCACCACCGCTCGCAGAACCGGGTGGTGTGCCACTACTGCGGGCTGGCGATGCCGGTGCCGGACCGGTGCCTGGAGTGTACGGGGCCGATGTTGAAGCTGGGCATCGGCACGGAGCGGGTGGAGGCGGAGGTCCTGGAGCGCATCCCGACGGCGCGGGTGGCGCGGCTGGACAGGGACTCGGCGACGAGCGCGGAGAAGTTGACGGAGATGCTGGCGGCGTTCGCCCGGCGGGAGCTGGACGTGCTGGTGGGCACGCAGATGGTGGCCAAGGGGCACGACTTCCCGGGGGTGACGCTGGTGTGCGTCGTGATGGCGGACACCTCGCTGGCGATACCGGACTTCCGGGCGGCGGAGCGGACCTTCCACCTGTTGACCCAGGTGGCGGGGCGGGCGGGGCGTGGCAAGGACCCGGGCCGGGTGTTGGTGCAGACGTACAACCCGGACGCGGAGCCGGTGAAGCGGGTGTTGGCCCATGATTTCGATGGCTTCGCCCAGCAGGAACTGGAGTGGCGCAAGGCGCTGGCGTATCCGCCCTTCGCGCGGATGGCCTCCATCCGGTTGGAGGGGGAGCATCCGGAGCAGACGGCCAGCGTGGCTCGGCACCTGGGGAACATCATCTCCCGGAACATGCCCCCGGCGTCGGTGGGGGTGCGGTTGTTGGGGCCGGCGGTGGCGCCCATCGCCAAAATCCGGGGCAAGACGCGCTGGCAGTTGCTCTTGAAGGGGCCGACACATGTGGCGCTTGCCCCGCTGCTCGCCAGGGTCGAAGCGGCCCTGGTGGACGTTCCGTCGGCGGTGAAGGTCGTGATCGACGTGGATCCGGGGGCCATGCTGTAG
- a CDS encoding GNAT family N-acetyltransferase, with protein sequence MDSPVSIHRATLGDAAFFPDIERASGELFRQLEELAWIADDDVMAEAAHRPLIAAGTVWVARDEKAGVVGFLSAQRVGRVLHVWQMAVSPSHQRRGLGRALLRAAAVFARDADLEAITLTTFLEVPWNEPFYAGLGFTRIPEDALDDRLREVLAKEAQAGLPRERRCALSLNPGVLAD encoded by the coding sequence ATGGATTCCCCTGTCTCCATCCACCGTGCGACCCTCGGGGACGCCGCGTTCTTCCCCGACATCGAGCGGGCTTCGGGGGAGCTGTTTCGTCAGCTCGAGGAGCTGGCGTGGATTGCGGATGACGACGTCATGGCGGAGGCGGCCCATCGCCCGTTGATAGCGGCGGGCACCGTGTGGGTCGCGCGTGATGAGAAGGCGGGCGTCGTGGGCTTCCTCTCGGCGCAGCGTGTGGGCCGGGTGCTGCATGTCTGGCAGATGGCGGTGAGTCCCTCGCATCAGCGGCGTGGCCTGGGACGCGCGCTGCTCCGAGCCGCCGCCGTGTTCGCGCGCGACGCGGACCTGGAGGCCATCACGTTGACGACGTTCCTCGAGGTGCCGTGGAACGAGCCGTTCTACGCGGGGCTCGGCTTCACTCGCATTCCGGAGGACGCGCTGGATGACCGGCTCCGCGAGGTGCTGGCGAAGGAGGCGCAGGCGGGGCTTCCGCGTGAGCGCCGCTGCGCACTGTCGCTGAATCCGGGCGTGCTGGCGGACTGA
- a CDS encoding GNAT family N-acetyltransferase: MTVNVQDFEPALMNQVGPLCARAFDDYPFLAELFPGSSEKRAQVSSAFYIGCVKDSLKHGVVHVTVEDGRLTGLASWLRPGCYPPSLRRQAVYLPTLWAGLRHFPGRARLALQALARLDRYHPPTPPHWYLDVIAVDPAYQGRGLGARLMRAGLELAEQTRAPCFLETAKASNRDWYQGFGFELQRTEPCFDGGPPQWFMWRPSSSSGAGHPGTSETPEPRLRSV, encoded by the coding sequence ATGACGGTGAACGTCCAGGACTTCGAACCCGCGTTGATGAACCAGGTGGGCCCGCTGTGCGCGCGGGCCTTCGATGACTACCCCTTCCTCGCGGAGCTGTTCCCGGGCTCCTCCGAGAAGCGGGCGCAGGTGTCCTCGGCGTTCTACATCGGCTGCGTGAAGGACTCGCTGAAGCACGGCGTGGTGCACGTCACCGTCGAGGACGGACGACTCACGGGCCTCGCATCGTGGCTGCGGCCCGGGTGCTACCCACCGTCGCTCCGCAGGCAGGCGGTCTACCTGCCCACCCTCTGGGCGGGGCTTCGTCACTTCCCAGGCCGCGCGCGGCTGGCCCTCCAGGCCCTGGCGCGATTGGACCGCTACCACCCGCCCACGCCGCCCCACTGGTACCTGGACGTCATCGCCGTGGACCCGGCCTATCAAGGGCGCGGACTGGGGGCGCGGTTGATGCGCGCGGGCTTGGAGCTGGCCGAGCAGACTCGCGCGCCGTGCTTCCTGGAGACCGCGAAGGCCTCCAATCGCGACTGGTACCAGGGCTTCGGCTTCGAGCTCCAGCGCACCGAGCCCTGCTTCGACGGGGGACCGCCCCAGTGGTTCATGTGGCGGCCCTCGTCATCGAGCGGCGCGGGGCATCCGGGAACCTCGGAGACACCCGAGCCTCGGCTCCGCTCGGTGTAG